In Xenorhabdus griffiniae, the genomic window GATGGATCAGCGTGGTACGAGCTGTTTCGTGATTAAATTTGGCAAGCCTGGCGAAATCCTGGCAAAAGAATTGTGGGAAAAATATGGCAAGTTCTCTTTTGCCAGCTCAGCTAATCCATCAGGTAAGGGAAATCGCGGTTTGGTTGAATGTATCGGTGAGAGGATAGAAGAGCGGGCCGATCTGATTATTTGCGCCAATGACTATGTTAAATCTATTCAGCCAAATGAAACTGAGCAAACTCGTTATGAACAAGGTGTTATGGTTTCAATGGTCGATGAAAATGGTCAATTAGTTCCACTGCAACAAGGGCAACGTGATATTACCCCGTGTCCGGTATTAATCCGCAAGGGATTGGATGTACATAAAATCATGGCGATGATGTCCGATATTTTCACTACCTGGGATTACCGCCACGGCAATTACTATTGATTAATACCTCTTACAGATAATATCTTTGGCGGGTGCTGTTGTGCCCGCATTGATATCTGTCGTTACGCGTTTTTTCCTCTCTCCAAATCTTGCCTGAGCTTGCGTTGTAAAGAGTTTGCAAACTGTTGTACACGCGAAGATAGCGTATCCTCTGATTTAAACAGTATCCATGCTTGATAAATATCCATGTCCCATTCTGGGAGAAGCCGTACTAATTTCCCTTCTGCCACAGCTTCATGGGTAACATAGTCGGGTAGATAGGCAATGCCAGCCCCAGCCAGAGCGGAATTCATTAGCGCCACACTGTTGTTGATGCGAAATCGGCTACGTACTTCAATATCCAGCTTATTTCTTTCCTTACGGAATGGCAGGGAAATAGTATGCGCAGGACCACGAAATAACAGGTAATCGTAACGAGGAAGATCTTCGGGTTTCTCTATTGGCGAAAATTGGTTGATATAGTCTGGGGTTGCATAAAGTCCCCAAGTGATATCAATTAAAGGCATGACAAGTGGATATTGTGGCGTCTCACGCCCTATGATGATGGCAATATCACATTGATCTTCTTCCATATTAATGGTTCTGTCGGTCAGTTCCAGATCAACGCTGATATGAATATTTCCGGCGACAAAGTGATTCAGTGCGGGGACAATACATTGGCTGCCAAAAGATACTGGAGCAATCAAGCGTAAACTTCCCATCGGTTGTTCATGGAAATTACGTATAAAATGTTCAGCGTTTTGGGCTTCGGTAAGGAGCCGCTGGCAGTGTTGGTAATAACTCATCCCAACTTCGGTGACTTGAATTTTACGTGTAGTGCGGTTGAGTAATTGGGTACCTAATCTTACTTCTAATTGTGCAATCTCGCGGCTGACGGAAGATTTGGATAGCCTTAATGATTTTGCTGCTTCGGTAAAACTCAGCGTCTCAACCACACGGGCAAAGATCACCATAGAGGTAAGATTTTCAATATTATTCATGCAATAACCTGATGATTTACGCGTGGGAACTGCCCTATAACATATCACATATCCTGTAGTGATAGGTCAGATTCAATGGGTAAGAATTTCCCATTTTGTGAACAACTGTCCCATACTGGAAACAGTGAACCATACGATGGTATTTCCCTACGTTAAGGCATCGTAATCTTGTTAGGATGACAATCTATTGAGTCTGTTTTTATCTTTCAGAGGGCAATGTGAGATGAGCCAAACTATTACACAAAAAATTCTTGCACGGGCAAGTGGGCGTGCACAAGTCACTCCGGGTGAAGTGGTTTGGGCGAAAGTGGATATTCTGATGTCTCACGATCCCTGCACACCGGGTGTAGCCAGTGTATTTAAAAAGGAGTTCGGGCAAGATGCGAAGATATGGGATCCTGAACGCTTTATTTTAATTCCAGACCATTTTGTCTATTCAGCCGATCCACAGGCTAACCAAAATATTCGGGTCATGCGTGAATTTGCCGCTGAGCAGAACATAAAATATTTTTATGATGTCGGGACACCTAATTATAAGGGTGTGTGCCATATAGGACTCGCAGAAGGGGGGCATATTCGCCCTGGCGAGGTATTACTGGGCACAGATTCTCATACTGTGACCGCGGGTGCTTTTGGGGCATTTGCCATTGGCTTAGGTATTACTGACGCCGCTTATGCGTTAGGTACGGGAGAAATTCCTCTTAAGGTGCCAACAACCATTCGGGTCAATTTTACCGGAACCAAGCCAGCCCATGTTTTGGCGAAAGACATGATTTTATCCGTATTGTCAGAGTTGACGGTTGATGGTGCGACCTATCAGGCCATCGAGTTTGGTGGTAACGTCATTGATGAGTTATCAGTAGAAGAACGCATGACGATTTGCAATATGGTCGTTGAGTGCGGCGCTAAAAACGGCATTATGGTTCCTAATCAGGCGACGTTGGATTATTTGGCAGAACGCAATAATCTCCCGTTTGAAATTGTCTACCCTGACGAAGATGCACAATATAGCCGCGTGTTAAATATAGATGTTTCCACGATGCAACCAAAGATTGCCAAACCCCATTCGCCAGATAATGTCGTTTCCATTGACCAGGTAGCCAATGTCGCCATTTCTCAGGCATATATTGGTTCTTGTACGGGGGGCAAGCTGGAGGATTTTGTTGCGGCAGCGCGGGTTATCAAAGGGCATAAGGTAACCATTCCGACTTATGCCGTGCCTGCAACAAAAGAAGTTTTCCATAGGACGATTACCACCCAAATCGATGGTGTTTCTGTCTACCAAATTTTAAGCGATGCAGGCGTAACACTTTCTTCTGAATCAGGGTGTGCAGCTTGTTGTGGTGGCCCGCCAGACACGTTTGGCCGTGTCAATGATCCAATATCAGTGATATCCACCACCAATCGTAATTTTGTCGGCAGAATGGGGCATAAACGTGCCAACATTTATCTGGCTTCCCCTTATTCTGTTGCCGCGGCAGCGATTACTGGTCAAATAACAAATCCTGAGGAGTTTTTATGAGTGAGTTAAAGGAAAATATCATTCGGGGTGAGGTGTATG contains:
- a CDS encoding L-threonylcarbamoyladenylate synthase; amino-acid sequence: MSSKKIQWNYGLQPEAVEILSNNGGMIVCPTKVGYIIMTSDAQGLERKFEAKQRNRNKPGVVLCGSLEQLKELAQLNAEIEELYQRHWDEDVLLGCILPWKEEAIARIPDDGSKELMMDQRGTSCFVIKFGKPGEILAKELWEKYGKFSFASSANPSGKGNRGLVECIGERIEERADLIICANDYVKSIQPNETEQTRYEQGVMVSMVDENGQLVPLQQGQRDITPCPVLIRKGLDVHKIMAMMSDIFTTWDYRHGNYY
- a CDS encoding LysR family transcriptional regulator, with translation MNNIENLTSMVIFARVVETLSFTEAAKSLRLSKSSVSREIAQLEVRLGTQLLNRTTRKIQVTEVGMSYYQHCQRLLTEAQNAEHFIRNFHEQPMGSLRLIAPVSFGSQCIVPALNHFVAGNIHISVDLELTDRTINMEEDQCDIAIIIGRETPQYPLVMPLIDITWGLYATPDYINQFSPIEKPEDLPRYDYLLFRGPAHTISLPFRKERNKLDIEVRSRFRINNSVALMNSALAGAGIAYLPDYVTHEAVAEGKLVRLLPEWDMDIYQAWILFKSEDTLSSRVQQFANSLQRKLRQDLERGKNA
- a CDS encoding 3-isopropylmalate dehydratase large subunit — protein: MSQTITQKILARASGRAQVTPGEVVWAKVDILMSHDPCTPGVASVFKKEFGQDAKIWDPERFILIPDHFVYSADPQANQNIRVMREFAAEQNIKYFYDVGTPNYKGVCHIGLAEGGHIRPGEVLLGTDSHTVTAGAFGAFAIGLGITDAAYALGTGEIPLKVPTTIRVNFTGTKPAHVLAKDMILSVLSELTVDGATYQAIEFGGNVIDELSVEERMTICNMVVECGAKNGIMVPNQATLDYLAERNNLPFEIVYPDEDAQYSRVLNIDVSTMQPKIAKPHSPDNVVSIDQVANVAISQAYIGSCTGGKLEDFVAAARVIKGHKVTIPTYAVPATKEVFHRTITTQIDGVSVYQILSDAGVTLSSESGCAACCGGPPDTFGRVNDPISVISTTNRNFVGRMGHKRANIYLASPYSVAAAAITGQITNPEEFL